The window ttactttatttacattatattatattatacttataattacGTAATACTTGAAGGcaattacttttgttttaaacataacgctttaaacttaaaaaaattgaacatataaaatttgatacttaataaaatattttcatatagaatttgtccaaaataataattgattattcataaaatttgtccaaaattattaatgctcacaaaaatagaataccaaaataaatataagttttttGATATAAAGATGCTAATTTTTGTAAAGAGTTTAGCTTGAAAAGatgttaattttaaacaaaacgATTTTATAGGAATTATTAGGGCAAAATGATGATAGTTTAGTAATTAACTTAAACTAATGAGGATAATtttgacaatcataattttaatccttACTTGTGACTTATTGTACCAAACACTACAATAAGATAACTCACAATTATCTTAATCTACCAAACACccaatatatgtaaattaactAATCGAAACTATGATTACTATCATAATGGTATCATGTCTAGTCTAAACATGACATAGCTACCAAACAAGCCCTTAGAGTACTAGTTTGTTCACTggtgatgaaaaaaaatagtacggAGTACTACTCTAGGAGTCCACAATATTCACTATCGTAATTTTACCATCACAtatatttttacatcatcactaagAGTCCACTCACAAAACCTTACATAAACATTCCTTGCTTTGCAGTATACATGGgtcttatatatttatatctgaataaattaaatattaataaaataacaaatttgcTTTAAAAATCACATGCAAACTAACcataataatttgaaactgaatattttatcttatacATTAACTGCTCTATCAATAGACAGATTCACACGCACATCAATACACCAACTTATACTCCCctcgtcccaataaatatgaaacgtttatttttcggcacaagattttatgtagtgttgttttgtgagttaaagaagagagttaagtaagagagaaagaaaagtggagataaagttatttctattttaagaaacgtttcatttttaatgggacaacctaaaaaggaaaacgtttcatttctagtgggacagagggagtattactttagtgactaaatattttatttggggTTGGCACAAGTTTAACGCATAAtcgataaaataagaaagaaagaaaaaagtgaaataactAATATTATTGGATGATGAAACCCATAATAATAAAGTGTAAGAGGATGAGCAAATATTTGTACAAATAGATATTGACTATTTCTAAGGTTGAATGAAAAACGAATTACTAAGACTTTCTATGggatagagaaaatataaatcaatacaATTAGAGGGATACGATCAATTGATAACTATCTTTAAAATTGATAACCGACaactatgtcaacaacctaCATTACAGATGTCAACAGAAGACATACATATGTCAACTGACAGCAATGAGCTTAGACATCTTTGACAGAGATCTCGAGTTCGACCCCTCTTAGCAACAAAAATATAGTGGAAATTTATTTCCACTAGGTTTAGAAGAGGGGAGTCTTGACCCACTCAgtcaattcacaatttttgcGTGTGTGAATTAGTCAAGCGGTAGAGGTAGAAAGGTTAATGTCTGAGATCAGTGGTGGACCTACAATGGGGCATGGGGGTCCCATAGAGACCCCAACTTTCATAACTATTACTATACATACACTATTAGTTACGGCGTGTGTGAGCTGGTCAAGCGGTAGAGAAGTTAATGTCTGAGACCAATGGCGGACCTACAATGGGGCATGGGGGTCTCCATGGAACCCCCAACTTTCGTAACTATtactatacatatatatactattagttttatgaatataattttcCATCAGCGCAAGTGGCTGACTCCATGGACTTCGTTCGGAGAGGTCCAAGTTTGAAACCTCCTCAGACGTACTTATGCTTAGTTTGTCCTTTCGTTTTCACATGCCCAAAGTGGTGTTTTAGTGATCTTTACCAATACACAAGCTTCTTGCAATAAAAATCTCCTTATTTATCATtccattaaaatgaaaacaacatcatctctattttattctctcttactttatcattttttttatttaacttaaaaaatgtcacttatataaaaattttggaGAATACTTCTCATTTTAGCAAACATACACAAGCTTTTAGTATTAACTTACACTcactttacttttttgtttCGCACATAATTTGcacaaacaaaaaatctcCTTATTTAGTACTCTCCATTAAAATGGAAGTATAAtcatctctatattttttcctctctttatcattttttacttaactaaaaaaatataacactATACAAAATCTCGTGCAAAAAAACAAGTGTTTCACATTtagtgggacagagagagttaTTGTCACCAACCTTTTATTATTCGTACTCATTATTCATCTATCTCGTAACCTCCTGCTACCCGTATACAACTACTTACGGTGAGGATAAATATCGAAAAAATTCTATTACTGTTAATAGTAAATTGTACCCTCCAGAGTTGAAATCTTGCGTCCGCCACTATCTGAGACTGAGACCAGAGTTTTTGCGTGTGTGAGTTGGTCAAGCGGCAAGTGGTTAATGTTTGAGACCAAAGGCTTCAGGTTCGAGTCCACCGTTGCGCGacctttcaaattttaaaatttataaacccataaaaaaacaaatgtcTTCATAATACTCACTtcgtctcactttaggagtctcatttgagttcggcacgagtttatttatccataaaaaaaactaatgtcttcgtaatactcccttcgtcccactttgagagtctcatttgagttcgGCACTAGTTTATTTACCCCTAAAATAAACACATGTCTtcataatactcccttcgtcccactttaggagtgtCATTTGAGTTGGACACGAGTTTTaggaaatgtaaaggaaagttgttgaaaaaagatagtggaatgcgagtcatacttttatatagtactccctccgtcccataaaagttgagacaaaacttttgggcacggagattaagaatttatattaaataaataggagagatgaaaaaagcaggaaaaataagagagagtaaagtaaatgatggaataaaataagagcgattagatgttttgtctttaattaaaaaaggaaatgactcaactttgttgggacggactaaaatggaatacgactcaacttttatgggacggaggagtacaAAATGTGAATgggaaaaagttaatggaatatgagactacttttatatattactctgttttataataaaatgagagtgaCCTTATTGAAATGCATGTTctattataatttgatataaaatatttaaaccaAGACTCTTAAATTGAAATATCCATAAATAGCAAACTGATCCTAGCAGtaaattcaaaaaagaaaagtaattatCCTAGCAATAAATtcgaaagagaaaaatagtactccgtaACTAGATCTGTCACATAGGTCGCAATAATTCAGAAAAGAAATTAACCTTCTTTTGTGTGTATTATATGAGTACTGTCTCTGcattgaattgaattatcCAATTATCCATCTCCACGGCGGAtatgattataaaattgaaatatcttCGTCCCCACCACCACTCCCACTCAAAATCCACGCGATTCACACTTCCTATCTCCTAATCCCCTCTCTCTTCACAATTTATTCGATCTAGGATCACCCGAGGAATGGAGGATTGCTCGACGACTTTCACAGTGCCAGCGGCGGATCCAGCTCCGGAGGCGGAGGACAAGGAGTTGTCGTGCCCAATTTGTATGCAGATTATGCAGGACGTCTTCCTAACCTCGTGCGGCCATAGCTTCTGCTACATGTGCATCGTCACTCATCTCCACAACAAGAGCGATTGCCCCTGCTGCGCTCACTTTCTCACTCCCTCTCAGCTCTTCCCCAATTTTCTCCTCAACAAGGTTTCCTCGCTGCCTCTgctgtgcgtgtgtgtgtgatttCTTATCTTACATTTTCCTCATGTGGATTTTATTTCGTAATGTGTTATACATCCCTCAGTTTCATCCTCGACAAGGTTTCCTCGCTGCCTGTgtgtgtgattttttttatgtctcaTTTACCGATGTGTAGATTTTATTTCGTAATGTATTATAGATTTCCATTGTATGTGGTTTTTGATCTTCTGTTGGattcttttttccttctctttttttgaaaaagtttgCTGGCGTGTGGTTTGTTTAGTGTGAAACTGAAGTTGCTAGTGTTTAGTGATTAGCACGGAAGAAGATAATATTAGGAGAAGACATAAATAGGAGAGGAATTggcttttttataaattcgcATCCCTCTTTAATAATTACAACTAGATTTACTTTTAAGATAAAGGAGACTCACAATGTTGAACATCTAAATAGccaacaaaaaaggaaataacaaacaTATCGTGCACAGTTTCATGCACCATTTGGCAAGCTGTTCAACTcgatttaattgttttgttgttgGGATGCTGAAGATGAAGCGATTGATACTACCATTGCACACTAACAAGTGCCTTTGATCCACTAGATTTGCTATAATATTGTGGAGTGTATATATCTAATGTAGCGGAGATGTGTGGCTTTGGGAGGGACAAAGAGGAGGTGGTGGTTGTTATTGGAGATGACATGAGATAGTCACAGGAGTGACAGGAGAGGCTGGATATGTCAAtttggaaaaagaataaaaactGATTGTGTTCATACTTGGTTAATGTGGGTGCTGTAAATGGTCATAGCTCTTATGCAACAGCTTAAAGGAGCAGTCGTATGTGTTGCCTTTTCTCCTTGATTTTACAGCTTTTCTGGTTACTTTACTGTATTTTTATGATTCGTTCCTACCTAGTTTGCATCTTGAAATAGTTCAATTGACAATGCAGCTTATTGTGATAAGGTTTCTATGTACCACATTTGTAGCTATTGAAGAAGACATCTACCCATCAACTATCAAAATTAGCATCTCCAGTAGAACAATTTCGTCATTCACTGGAACAGGTAATTATGATTTAGGTATTGCTTACATGGTTTGATGTTACGAGACAATAGGTTTTTAGTAAATCTTTAtcaatgtgtttttttttctttgacaTATCTGGATGTTATTAATCCCTCTTTAGCCTTTTTGACTCAGTCATTTTTTGCAGGTAGATTCTATGCACCTATATTAGATCCTGCACTGATTCATAATCAATTGGTTGAACCTATCCTGTAATGTTGCAAACCTTAATAATATAAGGATTTCAATATGTAAATTGGTGTGACCcttaattactaatttactAACCACATATCGTGGTGAAGAACTTTTCATGTAAATGTTCTCCTGATATTAGGTTTggacttttcttttcttgctgAGACTGCTTTAATGTTAAAACCATACATGGTGATATTGGCTGTGTTACCACTTGCCTCACTATAATTAGTATAATATCTCATCATTAATCTGATTCCCATGTATTCTACTTTAGTAATTTTACTCCGCTCATGCACCAGAGTCTAGCCGTCAATGCCAATTGCCAAGCATATTCTCTATCTGCTTTTCTTACAGAGGATTGATATGTTCTATTCGTAGACAGGGCTGTCAAGTTTCAGTGAAGGAGTTAGACTCTCTAGTGTCTCTGGTTacagagaaaaagagaaaattggAACAAGAAGAAGCAGAGAGAAACATGCAGATTCTGCTGGACTTCTTACACTGCTTAAGGAAGCAAAAAGTTAATGAACTCAACGAGGTTTGTCTAATATAGCATTAAATGAGAGAGAAACGGATTTACATCATTTATGTCAGAATGtttgattataaaatagttatttGTCATTTATACTTGACCATTCATTATGGGATACTCTGCTATTAACTTACTTTACCATAGAAGGACATATTACCTATGATGTTTCTTCTTATTCTTCATATTTGTAAGGTGCAAAGTGATCTGCAATACATCAAGGAAGACTTAAATTCTGTGGAAAGACATAGGATAGAGCTGTACCAAGCAAGAGAAAGGTGTTCAGTTAAACTGAAGATTCTCTCTAGTGATCCTCTTGGAATTAGATCCCGCACTTCCTCTAGGCCAATGGATAGAAACATGTCAGGCCCTGTGTCCAACTCTTACAACTTAAGAGGAATTACTTCTATGAACTTCCAGTTCACTAAAGACGAAGCGAAGGCTCAAGTTAATAATATCCCTCGAACCCAGAGCAAGGAAGCTGCTCCGAGCGAACCAACTTCACAACATATGAGCCAATCTGGTTTGGCAGTTATGCGGAAAAAGCGAGTCCATGCACAGGTTAGTCATCAGGCATGCTTGACTAGCTTTTATCTCGGCAAAATCTTCACGTAATTGCAGCGCCTGGATTAGCAAAAGTTTTAGCCTCtccttatttttaaatagtcCTCCTTGTTTGATGATTTGATTACATCTGACCATGAAATCCTAGTAACTGGAATgcagttcttttttttttttttcttttttgtgaaatcagttttggaaattttcacatattttaGAAGTAATTAAGAACAAATAAGGTTTACTTTTAGTACTTGATTTTGAGATTCAATGGTTTTTGGAGTAATACCAAATATGAAATGACATACCTGTTACATCTAAGCTATATAGTACTCTCACTGAAATTTATGTCATcatttaaaagataaaaaaagttcATAAAAACTTTGATTGAGTTTCAAAAAAGATTAACAAATCCATTTCTTAAATACTCTCACTGAAATTTATGTCATCCTGCAGTTTAACGAACTTCAGGAATTTTACTTACAAAAGAGACGTCAATTGGTCAACCAAATAGAGAAGCAAGGACATAAAGATAACACCATCATTAGAAGAGAAGGTTATAGTTCTGGTTTAGCAGATTTCCAGTCAGTTCTAAGTACGTTTACTCGGTTCAGGTAGGTTCATATGCATCAGTAACACTGTGGTTTACTCCCATTTACACATTGTCTAATCACATATTCTCATGAGCATTTGCAACCTTGTTTTGGAACAGTCGATTACGAGTAATTGCTGAACTTAGACACGGTGACCTATTCCACTCACCCAATATCGTTTCAAGGTAAGTGGAAGTCCGGAGGATAAGTTGCAATTTCATTTAGTAATCTCACAatgtcaaaattgaaaatgggAACTATCACAACCTACATTGCGAGAAGTCTGAATTGGAAAATGAGAACATAGGAAGGAAGGCCTGAAGTTCTTACAATTCATCCACTTGAATTAAAATCCGTTCAAAAAGAGAGATTGATGAGGGAGAAAACAGGGTATGGGTGCTTACTCATTGTGAGAGTAATACTTTGGAAACATATATCCAGATGACTATCACATATAAAGTGAAGAGTGATAATGAGGATAGATGATCGACAATAAGATTATGttctattaattatatacttgGATAAGTAACTAGCTTTCCTCTCATGTCCCCACAAAATATTTAGCAACAGGATTCttctgaaattattttgtttgatgcaATCATGATACTACGTGGAAGcattttataatgttataTATGTCCCCCacagttatattttgttagtattttgatgttaagcatataaattttttattttttcctgtGCAGTATAGAGTTTGATCGGGACGATGAGCTGTTTGCTACTGCTGGAGTTTCACGGCGGATAAAAGTTTTTGATTTCTCATCAGTAGGCTTCTTTTCCCTCAGCTACTTCCTTTCCTAACTTTTGTAAAGCCACACTCTTTTTTTTGCGCCTTGCATCTGACAACATTATGTTTACAGGTTGTGAACGAACCTACAGATGTGCATTGCCCTGTTGTTGAGATGACTACTAGATCTAAGCTTAGCTGCTTGAGCTGGAACAAGTTCACGAAAAATCACATAGCTAGTAGTGATTATGAAGGCATAGTAACTGTCTGGGATGCTGGTACTCAACAAGTAGGATCTAGACTGCATCAAATGTCTCCTTATTTCTTTTAGTGTGCACACACTGAAATGGTtgcttctatttttggacTCGTGCAGAGTATCATGGAATATGAGGAGCACGAGAAACGGGCATGGAGTGTTGACTTCTCCCCAACAGAGCCTTCAATGCTTGTTTCTGGTAGTGATGACTGCAAGGTGAACCTTTTAGTCCATCCCAAGTCCTTCAAGCCCGATATATTAAACTCGGCCTGCAGTATATGTTCGGTTCTTAGCTACAGGCGCTTATTGATAGTTTGTCTTCCATCAATGAAATTGCCTTTGTTCGACTAAATGTCTAAGCTCCATAATGACGACCCATCCAACTTTCAGGTCAAAATTTGGTGCACAAAGCAAGAAGGTAGCGTTCTCAACATCGATATGAAGACTAATATATGCTGTGTGAAGTACAATCCCGAGTCCAGCAAACATGTTGCGGTACATAATCTCTGCTATCCCTATTTCACGTATTCTTTTGAACTTGTTGCATTCGGTATGAAATACTGGAAGAATCACATTACTTCTTATAGATGAAGTATATCCTAGTCTACTACTGATTTGTGGATATAATAACGACTTTCTCAAAATACCTTTCAATAACAAAAAACAGTACATATAGCAGACTCAAGGAGAGTGCATTATCGACTTAACATTCAGCATGATATTTCGTTGATATTTACAGTTCTTCACCTTTTTGTATTTCTGAATTGCAACGTATTCTACAGGTTGGCTCTGCTGATCACCATATTCACTACTACGACTTGAGAAACCCCTGCCATCCAGTCTCTGTGTTCAGTGGTCATAATAAGGCGGTTTCATATGTGAAATTCCTCTCCAGCAACGAGCTTGCTTCTGCTTCAACAGATAGCACTCTCCGGCTATGGGACGTGAAGGACAATCTGCTCGTAAGTGACACAAATGCTTGTTAACATTCGCCTACATGTGACATGTTACATATATGTAGTTGTATTTTTAGGTCCGTACATTTAGAGGGCACACCAACGAGAAGAATTTCGTAGGCCTAACAGTCAACAATGATTTCCTAGCTTGTGGCAGTGAAACAAATGAAGTCTCTGTCTATCACAAGGTCAGTAGATATACAGTAGGCCTTACTGCTTTAGAATTTAAGgctatttctttttcatctgGTTTATCTTTTTAAGCCCGCCTCTTTCATCTCACCAC is drawn from Salvia hispanica cultivar TCC Black 2014 chromosome 6, UniMelb_Shisp_WGS_1.0, whole genome shotgun sequence and contains these coding sequences:
- the LOC125194108 gene encoding E3 ubiquitin-protein ligase COP1-like, which codes for MEDCSTTFTVPAADPAPEAEDKELSCPICMQIMQDVFLTSCGHSFCYMCIVTHLHNKSDCPCCAHFLTPSQLFPNFLLNKLLKKTSTHQLSKLASPVEQFRHSLEQGCQVSVKELDSLVSLVTEKKRKLEQEEAERNMQILLDFLHCLRKQKVNELNEVQSDLQYIKEDLNSVERHRIELYQARERCSVKLKILSSDPLGIRSRTSSRPMDRNMSGPVSNSYNLRGITSMNFQFTKDEAKAQVNNIPRTQSKEAAPSEPTSQHMSQSGLAVMRKKRVHAQFNELQEFYLQKRRQLVNQIEKQGHKDNTIIRREGYSSGLADFQSVLSTFTRFSRLRVIAELRHGDLFHSPNIVSSIEFDRDDELFATAGVSRRIKVFDFSSVVNEPTDVHCPVVEMTTRSKLSCLSWNKFTKNHIASSDYEGIVTVWDAGTQQSIMEYEEHEKRAWSVDFSPTEPSMLVSGSDDCKVKIWCTKQEGSVLNIDMKTNICCVKYNPESSKHVAVGSADHHIHYYDLRNPCHPVSVFSGHNKAVSYVKFLSSNELASASTDSTLRLWDVKDNLLVRTFRGHTNEKNFVGLTVNNDFLACGSETNEVSVYHKAITKPVTWHKFGSPDVEDVEEDAGSYFISAVCWKVGSPTILAANSRGTIKVLALTA